In Bradyrhizobium erythrophlei, a single genomic region encodes these proteins:
- a CDS encoding ABC transporter ATP-binding protein, translating into MADPHPIHVALRDVTKTFQSKLGSIDALGPVDLELRQGEFFAVVGPSGCGKSTLLDIMAALAPPSSGTVIFENRPIGASVPDGIGVVFQENACFPWLNVADNITFGLRRQPIEQTEIERRLQYALQLMGLNDFARAFPAQLSGGMRQRVCIARTLVMQPRLILLDEPFGALDQQTRLLMGDELLRIWRATNATVLLITHALDEAAMLADRVAVMSARPGRIMEVIETGWARDRDSRIVSAPEFGAITGRLWALLRTQSLQALRPDPA; encoded by the coding sequence GTGGCCGATCCGCATCCGATCCACGTCGCGTTGCGTGACGTCACCAAGACCTTCCAATCCAAGCTCGGGTCGATCGATGCGCTCGGTCCTGTCGACCTCGAACTTCGTCAGGGTGAGTTCTTTGCCGTGGTAGGCCCATCGGGCTGCGGCAAGTCAACCCTGCTCGACATCATGGCCGCGCTTGCCCCGCCTTCCAGTGGCACGGTGATCTTCGAAAATCGGCCGATCGGGGCCAGCGTCCCCGATGGCATCGGCGTCGTGTTTCAGGAGAATGCCTGCTTTCCCTGGCTCAATGTGGCCGACAACATCACGTTCGGCCTTCGCCGGCAGCCGATCGAGCAGACGGAGATCGAACGGCGATTGCAATACGCGCTGCAACTGATGGGCCTGAACGATTTCGCGCGCGCATTTCCGGCTCAATTGTCCGGCGGCATGCGCCAGCGCGTTTGCATCGCGCGGACGCTGGTGATGCAGCCGCGCCTGATCCTGCTCGATGAACCCTTCGGCGCATTGGATCAACAGACCCGGCTCTTGATGGGGGATGAACTACTCCGCATCTGGCGGGCGACCAATGCAACGGTTCTATTGATCACCCACGCGCTGGATGAAGCGGCCATGCTGGCGGACCGTGTCGCCGTGATGTCGGCGCGGCCAGGCCGGATCATGGAAGTCATTGAAACCGGTTGGGCGCGCGACCGCGACAGCCGAATCGTATCTGCCCCCGAATTCGGCGCGATCACCGGCCGCTTGTGGGCTCTGTTGCGCACGCAATCGCTGCAGGCGCTGCGGCCGGATCCGGCCTGA
- a CDS encoding ABC transporter permease: MRRAIARYPSLSLVVALLILWQIVFWLVGRNALLPPVETGLYLARLLQTTRFWGHIAETGIAFIIALSIAIVAGLAIGLILGMNRTAAEVFEPFLLAGNSIPKIALYPIVLLIFGIGMPSKIAFGAIHGVVPIAIFTLTACGNVPPILIRTANAMRLTRWDTVRSVLLPAALPDIFSGIRIGFSLTLIGTILGEMFGSQRGLGYLLMTAIGLQNIEVIMSVTLLLVLVAATVNTLLLIQDRRLRDPAG, from the coding sequence ATGCGCCGCGCCATCGCTCGCTATCCATCCTTGTCTCTGGTCGTGGCGCTGCTCATCCTCTGGCAGATCGTCTTCTGGCTGGTTGGCCGCAATGCGCTATTGCCGCCTGTCGAAACCGGCCTGTACCTCGCCAGGCTGCTCCAGACCACCCGCTTCTGGGGTCATATCGCGGAAACCGGCATAGCCTTCATCATCGCGCTCTCGATAGCCATCGTGGCAGGGCTCGCAATCGGCCTGATACTCGGGATGAATCGGACGGCCGCCGAAGTGTTCGAACCGTTTCTGCTGGCGGGCAATTCCATACCCAAAATCGCGCTATACCCGATCGTGCTGTTGATTTTCGGCATCGGCATGCCGTCCAAGATCGCGTTTGGCGCCATTCATGGCGTGGTGCCGATCGCGATCTTCACGCTCACCGCGTGCGGGAACGTCCCGCCGATCCTCATCCGCACAGCAAACGCGATGCGGCTGACGCGCTGGGATACCGTCCGCTCGGTGCTGTTACCAGCCGCTTTGCCGGACATCTTCTCCGGGATTCGCATCGGCTTTTCGCTGACCCTGATCGGCACCATTCTCGGTGAAATGTTCGGCTCCCAGCGTGGCCTCGGCTATCTCCTGATGACAGCCATCGGCTTGCAAAATATCGAGGTCATCATGTCCGTCACGCTGCTGCTGGTGTTGGTCGCCGCAACGGTAAATACGCTATTGCTGATACAGGACCGCCGGCTGCGCGATCCGGCTGGCTAA
- the garD gene encoding galactarate dehydratase, whose translation MGKRELVTEQPRYIKLNERDNVAIVVNDFGLPAGSRFACGLELRVFVPQGHKTALVDIAEGAPILRYGEVIGYAVSPILAGEWVDEARIHMPDAPALDKLEISTAVPEPLPPLEGYTFEGYRNPDGSVGTKNILGISTSVQCVKGTLEYAVKRIRAELLPKYANVDDVIPVTHAYGCGVAISAPDAVVPIRTLQNIALNPNFGGEVMVVGLGCEKLAPERLVPEGLGDAIVRMQDEAFDSFGAIVERIVTMAEARLAVLNQRRRETCPASDLVIGLQCGGSDAFSGVTANPAVGFAADLLVRAGATVMFSEVTEVRDAIQLLTRRAVNKDVGQALIREMAWYDDYLARGGADRSANTTPGNKKGGLANIVEKSLGSIVKSGSSPIAGVLAPGEKARQKGMLFAATPASDFICGTLQLASGMTLQVFTTGRGTPYGLAAAPVIKVATRSELARRWKDLIDFDAGRIATGEMTIEETGWELFRLILDVASGRTKVWSDHWGIHNDLTLFNPAPVT comes from the coding sequence ATGGGCAAGAGAGAACTCGTTACCGAACAGCCCCGTTACATCAAGCTCAACGAGCGCGACAACGTCGCAATCGTCGTCAACGATTTTGGCCTTCCGGCCGGCTCCCGTTTTGCCTGCGGCCTCGAGCTTCGCGTCTTTGTCCCGCAAGGGCACAAGACCGCGCTGGTCGATATCGCGGAAGGCGCGCCTATCCTGCGCTATGGCGAAGTCATCGGCTATGCCGTTTCTCCCATCCTTGCCGGCGAATGGGTCGACGAAGCGCGCATTCACATGCCCGACGCGCCCGCGCTCGATAAACTCGAAATCTCGACCGCCGTGCCTGAGCCGTTGCCGCCGCTCGAAGGCTACACCTTCGAAGGTTATCGCAACCCGGACGGCTCGGTCGGCACCAAGAACATTCTCGGCATCTCGACCTCGGTCCAGTGCGTCAAGGGAACGCTGGAATATGCCGTCAAGCGCATCCGTGCCGAACTGCTGCCGAAATACGCGAACGTCGATGACGTCATCCCGGTGACCCACGCCTATGGCTGCGGGGTTGCGATCTCGGCGCCCGACGCCGTGGTACCGATCCGGACATTGCAAAACATCGCGCTGAACCCGAATTTCGGCGGCGAGGTGATGGTCGTCGGCCTCGGCTGCGAAAAGCTCGCGCCAGAGCGGCTGGTCCCCGAAGGCCTCGGCGATGCCATCGTGCGGATGCAGGACGAAGCCTTCGACAGTTTTGGCGCGATCGTCGAGCGCATCGTGACCATGGCCGAGGCACGATTGGCCGTGCTGAACCAGCGCCGCCGCGAGACCTGCCCGGCGTCAGACCTCGTCATCGGCTTGCAATGCGGCGGCAGCGACGCTTTCTCAGGCGTCACCGCCAATCCGGCCGTCGGCTTCGCCGCCGATCTGCTGGTGCGTGCGGGCGCAACCGTGATGTTCTCCGAAGTCACGGAGGTGCGTGACGCTATCCAGTTGCTCACGCGCCGCGCCGTGAACAAAGACGTGGGCCAGGCGCTGATCCGCGAGATGGCCTGGTACGACGACTATCTGGCCCGCGGCGGCGCCGATCGCAGCGCCAATACCACCCCCGGCAACAAGAAGGGTGGGCTCGCCAATATCGTCGAAAAATCACTCGGCTCGATCGTCAAATCAGGTTCAAGCCCGATCGCGGGCGTGCTCGCACCGGGCGAGAAGGCGCGCCAGAAGGGCATGTTGTTTGCGGCCACACCGGCGTCCGATTTCATCTGCGGCACGCTCCAGCTCGCCTCCGGCATGACCTTGCAGGTTTTCACGACCGGCCGCGGCACACCCTACGGGCTTGCGGCAGCGCCCGTCATCAAGGTCGCAACCCGCAGCGAACTGGCGCGGCGCTGGAAAGACCTGATCGATTTCGATGCCGGCCGCATTGCCACCGGCGAGATGACGATCGAAGAGACCGGCTGGGAGCTGTTCCGCCTCATCCTCGATGTCGCCAGCGGCCGCACCAAGGTCTGGTCGGACCATTGGGGCATCCACAACGATCTCACGCTGTTCAATCCCGCACCGGTGACCTGA
- a CDS encoding MFS transporter, with product MSSTTASAVDAKRSRVRLLIVTMLFLVTTVNYADRATLSIAGTALSKELNLDPVAMGYIFSAFGWSYVAAQVPGGWLLDRFGSKWVYAFSILIWSLFTLMQGLVGFLTGATAVTVLFLLRLLVGLAEAPSFPANARIVAAWFPGNERGTASAFFNSGQYFATVIFAPLMGWIAHDFGWRYVFYVMGSLGILVGFVWIKTMYGPKDHPGVNEAELDYIRQGGALVELDAPKDERVPDSGPKWSYISQLLCNRMMLGVYIGQFCINTLTYFFLTWFPVYLVKERGLNILQAGFVATLPALCGFIGGVLGGVISDAILHKTNSLTLARKIPIVGGMLLSMTIIACNYVDGQALVIGFMALAFFGKGIGALGWAVVSDTSPKEAGGVSGGLFNTFGNLSSITTPIIIGYILAATGSFAGALVFVGANALVAAFAYLVIVGKIERVKLRTA from the coding sequence ATGAGCAGCACGACAGCGTCGGCGGTCGACGCCAAGAGGTCTCGCGTCAGGCTCTTGATCGTGACCATGCTGTTCCTGGTGACGACCGTGAACTATGCGGATCGCGCCACGCTTTCGATCGCGGGCACGGCGCTCTCAAAGGAATTGAACCTCGATCCCGTCGCCATGGGCTATATCTTCTCGGCCTTCGGCTGGTCCTACGTGGCGGCCCAGGTCCCCGGCGGTTGGCTCCTCGATCGTTTCGGCTCGAAGTGGGTCTATGCCTTCAGCATCCTGATCTGGTCGTTGTTCACGCTGATGCAGGGACTGGTCGGGTTCCTTACCGGCGCTACCGCAGTCACGGTACTGTTTCTGCTGCGGCTCCTGGTCGGGCTTGCCGAGGCCCCGTCCTTCCCCGCCAACGCGCGTATCGTGGCGGCGTGGTTTCCCGGCAACGAGCGCGGCACCGCGTCTGCATTCTTCAATTCCGGCCAATATTTCGCAACCGTGATCTTTGCGCCGCTGATGGGTTGGATCGCGCATGATTTCGGCTGGCGTTATGTCTTTTACGTCATGGGTTCACTCGGCATTCTCGTCGGATTCGTCTGGATCAAGACGATGTATGGACCGAAGGATCACCCCGGCGTCAACGAAGCTGAACTCGACTACATCCGGCAAGGCGGCGCGCTCGTTGAGCTTGACGCGCCAAAAGACGAACGCGTGCCCGACAGCGGACCGAAATGGAGTTATATCAGTCAGCTTCTGTGCAATCGCATGATGCTGGGTGTCTATATCGGTCAGTTCTGCATCAACACGCTGACTTATTTCTTCCTGACCTGGTTTCCGGTCTATCTGGTCAAGGAACGCGGGCTGAACATCCTGCAAGCCGGTTTCGTCGCCACCCTGCCCGCGCTGTGCGGCTTTATCGGCGGCGTGCTTGGCGGCGTCATCTCTGACGCCATCCTGCACAAGACCAATTCGCTGACGCTGGCCCGCAAGATTCCGATCGTCGGCGGCATGCTGCTGTCGATGACGATCATCGCCTGCAACTACGTCGACGGACAGGCGCTTGTGATCGGATTCATGGCGCTCGCCTTCTTCGGAAAAGGTATCGGCGCGCTGGGCTGGGCCGTCGTTTCCGATACCTCGCCGAAAGAAGCCGGTGGCGTTTCCGGCGGCCTGTTCAACACCTTCGGCAACCTGTCGAGCATTACGACCCCGATCATCATCGGCTATATCCTGGCGGCAACCGGCTCTTTTGCCGGCGCGCTGGTTTTCGTCGGCGCCAATGCCCTGGTGGCGGCCTTCGCCTATCTCGTGATCGTCGGCAAGATCGAACGCGTGAAGCTGCGGACGGCGTGA
- a CDS encoding ABC transporter substrate-binding protein, which produces MMRMRRGLTFGAAFAALVFASNVRAEQIVVSNYGVAANGMPYAVAMEKGFFKEEGADVTGILSSNGGGTTIRNLLGGNLSYGEVDLAGTVTAIEQGNDLHIISDNVLTVGEFVWAVKPKSPIKALADFKGHKIGYTNPRSTSQALNVLLMQTIGLTQADVTPTKVGGFGEQVVALDIGAIDVATLADPVWSKNSAKLRIVVRATDTLPPLCNVIGVATGKAIAEHGDFLRAVLRARRKAVEFMYSHPDEAGDIVAKVYDLDPTIARQAVHNLTAMAPGTTIPYWGTGRFDIKGMDGMIAAQRSVGAYSGAPNWEKMIDRSFLADDLRKDY; this is translated from the coding sequence ATGATGAGGATGCGACGAGGCCTGACGTTTGGCGCGGCCTTTGCCGCCCTCGTTTTCGCAAGTAATGTCCGGGCAGAGCAGATCGTCGTCAGCAATTATGGCGTCGCCGCCAACGGCATGCCGTATGCGGTCGCCATGGAGAAAGGATTCTTCAAGGAGGAAGGCGCCGACGTCACCGGCATTCTCTCGTCCAATGGCGGCGGCACCACGATCCGCAACCTGCTAGGTGGCAATTTGAGCTATGGCGAGGTCGACCTCGCCGGTACAGTGACGGCGATCGAGCAAGGCAACGACCTTCATATCATCAGCGACAACGTGCTGACCGTCGGCGAATTCGTCTGGGCGGTGAAACCGAAATCGCCGATCAAGGCGCTTGCGGACTTCAAGGGCCACAAGATCGGCTACACCAATCCACGCTCGACCAGCCAAGCGCTCAATGTGCTGCTCATGCAGACCATTGGTCTCACCCAGGCCGACGTGACCCCGACCAAGGTCGGCGGCTTTGGCGAACAGGTCGTCGCCCTCGATATCGGCGCCATCGACGTTGCAACGCTTGCCGATCCAGTCTGGTCGAAGAACAGCGCCAAGCTACGCATCGTCGTTCGCGCGACCGACACGCTGCCTCCGCTATGCAACGTGATCGGGGTTGCGACCGGCAAAGCCATTGCCGAACACGGTGACTTCCTGCGCGCGGTGTTGCGGGCCCGGCGCAAGGCTGTCGAATTCATGTATTCCCATCCCGACGAGGCCGGTGACATCGTCGCCAAGGTCTACGACCTCGACCCGACCATCGCACGCCAGGCCGTGCACAACCTCACCGCCATGGCACCCGGCACCACCATTCCATATTGGGGAACCGGTCGCTTCGACATCAAGGGGATGGACGGCATGATCGCGGCCCAGCGCAGTGTCGGCGCCTATTCGGGTGCACCGAATTGGGAAAAGATGATCGACCGCAGTTTCCTCGCCGACGATCTGAGGAAAGACTACTAG
- a CDS encoding ABC transporter permease, with protein MRILFYRCLAITLPMASLEILCRSHVIPPLTLPAPSLIALGLWGVLTHGTFNAAIVKTLTNVGLAIALAVTVGTIAGAALHRAGTLRTLLEPLFSTYYAIPIYAFYPLFIVVFGLGDAPQVTIGFMLAVVSMIVSTLAGLDSVPPVLGKTARVLQLGPIATVRSVTLPYAAPYLFTGVKLAIAYAFIGVIGAEFIMSNTGLGYEIRFAYDNLDNNVMYPLILLILLIAVVVNMSLDHWERVLRSRRERA; from the coding sequence ATGCGCATTCTCTTCTACAGGTGTCTCGCGATCACGCTGCCCATGGCATCGCTCGAAATACTTTGCCGAAGCCATGTTATTCCGCCGCTGACCTTGCCGGCCCCAAGCCTGATCGCGCTGGGTCTATGGGGAGTTCTTACGCACGGGACTTTCAACGCGGCGATCGTCAAGACGCTGACCAATGTCGGCCTCGCAATCGCGCTGGCGGTAACGGTCGGAACCATCGCCGGCGCTGCGCTTCATCGCGCCGGCACGCTACGCACGCTGCTGGAGCCCCTGTTCTCCACCTACTACGCCATTCCGATCTATGCGTTCTACCCGCTGTTTATCGTGGTGTTCGGCCTCGGTGACGCGCCGCAGGTGACCATCGGCTTCATGCTGGCAGTGGTATCGATGATCGTCAGCACGTTGGCCGGGCTCGACAGCGTTCCTCCCGTGCTCGGCAAGACCGCCCGCGTCTTGCAGCTCGGGCCAATCGCAACCGTCCGCAGCGTCACGCTGCCCTACGCCGCGCCTTATTTATTCACCGGCGTCAAACTGGCGATCGCCTATGCCTTTATCGGCGTCATCGGTGCCGAGTTCATCATGTCCAACACCGGCCTCGGCTACGAGATCCGCTTCGCCTACGACAACCTCGACAACAACGTCATGTATCCGCTGATCTTGTTGATCCTTCTGATCGCCGTTGTCGTCAACATGAGCCTGGACCATTGGGAGCGCGTCTTGCGGTCGCGCCGGGAGCGCGCCTGA
- a CDS encoding SagB/ThcOx family dehydrogenase, translating into MATPKKKASGRKTATPVLTAHVVKHVVLEAQADGNVVVRFEGYTQGLGKFAPAISKRIAELRTGLPLASIASSRAADTEINLLVRRLARSGLLEYRLGPARCGQASVVIEPQIADYRPQISKVANTDTIALSRFAYLRRRGKEMVLESPRASALFRIADPKIAAALAALSQPQKIGQYRKERDFPGLEVLGLLVDCQILFKLKAADIDGARPSEGDPNLVLWDFHDLLFHTRSTEGRQANPLGGLYTYSRLMTPLPAVRPPWPGQAIELNSPGSPPPSPFAALLNARQSVRDFDDEHPITLAELGAFLQSAGRVRGKWTAPADIEDGQGPDVSYASRPYPSAGAAYELELYLAVHKCEGLSRGFYHYDADRHALTPIEARPADLEAQLYDAEFAIGASNAPQVLIVIAARFGRVTWKYSSVAYSLILKDVGVLTQTLYLAATDLGLGGCAIGTNNIDRFARMTGLDFAIEGPVGQFALGRAAGRRPDGDSFEPK; encoded by the coding sequence TTGGCCACGCCGAAGAAAAAAGCCAGCGGCCGCAAGACGGCGACGCCGGTCCTCACCGCCCACGTGGTTAAACACGTCGTGCTAGAGGCACAGGCGGACGGCAACGTCGTTGTGCGTTTTGAAGGGTATACGCAAGGTCTGGGCAAGTTCGCGCCGGCTATTTCGAAGCGTATCGCCGAGCTCCGTACCGGGCTGCCGCTGGCTTCGATTGCGAGCAGCCGCGCCGCCGACACGGAGATCAACCTCCTGGTCCGGCGATTGGCACGAAGCGGTCTTCTGGAATACCGCCTCGGACCAGCGCGCTGCGGTCAGGCCAGCGTCGTGATCGAGCCGCAGATTGCAGATTACCGGCCGCAAATCTCGAAAGTCGCCAACACCGATACGATCGCGCTGTCGCGATTTGCCTATCTGCGACGGCGCGGCAAGGAGATGGTGCTGGAATCGCCGCGAGCCAGCGCCCTGTTCAGGATTGCCGATCCGAAAATAGCTGCGGCGCTTGCCGCACTCTCGCAACCGCAGAAGATCGGCCAGTATCGAAAGGAACGCGACTTTCCGGGGCTGGAGGTTTTGGGACTGCTTGTAGACTGCCAGATCCTGTTCAAGCTGAAGGCCGCCGATATCGATGGCGCACGCCCATCGGAAGGCGATCCGAACCTCGTGCTGTGGGATTTTCACGATCTTCTGTTTCACACCCGCAGCACCGAGGGACGTCAGGCCAATCCGTTGGGAGGCCTCTACACTTATTCCCGTCTCATGACGCCGCTGCCCGCCGTGCGGCCGCCATGGCCGGGACAGGCGATCGAACTGAATAGCCCGGGCTCGCCGCCGCCCTCTCCCTTTGCAGCGCTGCTCAACGCCCGACAATCTGTGCGCGACTTTGACGACGAGCATCCTATCACCTTGGCCGAACTGGGAGCTTTTCTGCAGTCCGCTGGGCGGGTTCGCGGCAAGTGGACGGCGCCCGCCGATATAGAAGACGGGCAAGGCCCGGACGTTTCGTACGCTTCCCGCCCCTATCCTTCGGCGGGCGCAGCCTATGAGTTGGAGCTCTATCTTGCGGTCCACAAATGCGAGGGACTATCTCGCGGATTCTACCACTACGACGCGGATCGACATGCATTGACGCCGATCGAAGCCCGCCCAGCCGACCTTGAGGCGCAGCTTTACGACGCGGAATTTGCCATTGGCGCCTCAAACGCACCGCAAGTCTTGATCGTCATTGCGGCGCGGTTCGGCCGCGTCACCTGGAAATACAGTTCGGTCGCCTATTCGCTGATCCTCAAGGACGTCGGCGTGCTGACGCAAACCCTCTATCTGGCGGCGACGGACCTCGGCCTCGGCGGCTGCGCGATCGGCACCAACAATATCGACCGGTTCGCGCGGATGACCGGATTGGACTTCGCCATCGAAGGGCCCGTTGGTCAATTTGCCCTCGGCCGCGCCGCCGGGCGGCGCCCGGATGGCGATTCATTCGAGCCAAAGTAG
- a CDS encoding TOMM precursor leader peptide-binding protein produces the protein MKAKRKTVPSKPKRKAASSRRAAKDIAQFAPNFTVYVLPPDQVCFYSEDRKFFLHGELYCELATAIGKGGKSLQQLAVEFGKRFPPEKVEEALKRLIERRYIVEASPTSNTVQAAYWASLGLPPGMAEQNLANCRVRVEAVDVQGAKEFTKALAELGVHVVIGRGAADLTITLANDYLEPRLAELNKQHVSDGTPWLLAQPSGAFPLVGPAFNPGKGPCWTCLFDRMIRNREIKGFLDRTDAQAVASSPLMHSPLGQGAIPFAALEVAKAIASGFRTDLNNHIISHDLLGSTTVKHYVAHRPQCPTCGNKKLRDPRRRPTPIELGAGLKLTMTSGGFRSVSPRATVARFRKHVSPLTGVVKKLERIEADLPLNTNFFANHNFSGPAMNVDMLREGLAGGSFGKGSTAEQAEASALMEAIERYSGIFQSDEVRISKRFTDFEAGEALNPEDVLLFSDAQYRSPEAEPDDSHPVPDRFDPSAKMEWSPAWSLRDQRFRYLPTSMLYFFYGGGPGHYAADSNGCAAGNTLQEAIVQGFLELVERDAYAIWWYNRSPREELDLSQFDDSYVQDLRSQLNDRGRKLWVLDITSDLGVPTYVAMVHWMQDGHENIEFGSGAHFDSRIALLRTLTELNQFLSIGLMNGGTGEKPSLDNVTPLELKNYPFLVPNGRPAAPIIKGSKFGLLDDTRKQVDACVEIARRAGLDFLVLDQTRPDVETSVVRVIVPGLRHFYRRFGPGRLYDVPVKLGLRDTPITESELTQYLPHS, from the coding sequence ATGAAAGCCAAACGCAAGACCGTTCCATCCAAGCCAAAGCGCAAGGCCGCTTCCAGCCGCCGCGCCGCGAAAGACATCGCGCAGTTCGCTCCCAATTTCACGGTCTACGTACTACCGCCCGATCAGGTTTGCTTCTATTCCGAAGACCGCAAATTCTTCCTGCATGGTGAGCTTTATTGCGAGCTGGCCACGGCGATCGGCAAGGGTGGAAAAAGCCTGCAACAGCTTGCGGTCGAGTTCGGAAAACGTTTTCCGCCCGAGAAGGTCGAAGAAGCCCTCAAGCGCCTGATCGAACGCCGCTATATCGTCGAAGCTTCTCCCACATCGAACACGGTTCAGGCCGCCTATTGGGCGAGCCTTGGCCTGCCGCCGGGCATGGCCGAACAGAACCTCGCCAACTGCCGCGTGCGCGTCGAGGCCGTCGACGTTCAGGGCGCCAAGGAATTCACCAAGGCACTTGCCGAATTGGGAGTCCATGTCGTTATCGGCCGCGGCGCGGCCGACCTGACGATCACACTCGCCAACGATTATCTCGAACCAAGACTTGCCGAACTGAACAAGCAGCATGTGTCGGACGGCACGCCATGGCTGCTGGCTCAGCCGTCCGGCGCCTTTCCCCTGGTCGGACCGGCCTTCAATCCGGGCAAGGGTCCGTGCTGGACATGTTTGTTCGACCGCATGATCCGAAATCGCGAGATCAAGGGATTCCTCGACCGCACCGACGCACAAGCTGTCGCCTCGTCGCCGCTGATGCACAGTCCGCTCGGTCAGGGTGCGATTCCGTTCGCTGCGCTCGAAGTCGCCAAGGCGATCGCCAGCGGTTTTCGCACCGACCTGAACAACCACATCATCAGTCACGATTTGCTGGGTTCGACTACGGTCAAACACTACGTCGCGCATCGCCCGCAGTGCCCGACCTGCGGCAACAAGAAGCTGCGGGATCCGCGACGCCGGCCGACCCCGATCGAACTTGGCGCCGGGCTCAAGCTGACGATGACCAGTGGCGGATTCCGCTCGGTGTCGCCGCGCGCGACGGTAGCGCGCTTTCGCAAGCATGTCAGTCCGCTGACCGGCGTCGTCAAAAAACTGGAGCGGATCGAGGCCGACCTTCCTCTGAATACGAATTTTTTTGCGAACCACAACTTCTCCGGACCGGCGATGAATGTCGACATGCTCAGGGAGGGACTCGCCGGCGGAAGCTTCGGCAAGGGTTCGACCGCCGAGCAGGCGGAGGCCAGCGCGCTGATGGAGGCGATCGAACGCTATTCCGGTATTTTCCAGAGCGACGAAGTCCGGATCAGCAAACGCTTCACCGATTTTGAAGCCGGGGAAGCCCTTAATCCCGAAGATGTGCTGCTCTTCAGCGACGCGCAATATCGATCGCCCGAGGCAGAGCCTGACGACTCTCATCCTGTCCCTGACCGCTTTGACCCGTCGGCTAAGATGGAGTGGTCACCCGCCTGGTCGCTGCGCGACCAGCGTTTCCGCTATCTGCCGACTAGCATGCTGTACTTTTTCTACGGTGGCGGTCCGGGGCACTACGCCGCGGATTCTAACGGCTGCGCCGCCGGCAACACCCTTCAGGAGGCGATCGTCCAGGGCTTCCTCGAGCTCGTGGAGCGCGATGCCTATGCTATCTGGTGGTACAACCGCTCGCCGCGCGAGGAACTGGACCTCAGCCAGTTCGACGATTCCTACGTTCAGGACTTGCGAAGCCAGTTGAACGACCGCGGCCGCAAGCTTTGGGTGCTCGATATCACCAGCGATCTCGGCGTCCCGACCTACGTCGCGATGGTGCACTGGATGCAGGACGGGCACGAAAACATCGAGTTCGGCTCCGGCGCGCATTTCGACAGCCGTATCGCATTGTTGCGTACCTTGACTGAACTCAACCAGTTTCTTTCGATTGGGCTGATGAACGGTGGGACAGGCGAAAAGCCGAGCCTCGACAACGTCACGCCGCTGGAGTTGAAAAATTATCCGTTCCTGGTGCCAAACGGTCGTCCTGCCGCGCCGATCATCAAGGGTTCTAAATTCGGGCTTCTCGACGACACCCGCAAACAGGTCGATGCTTGTGTCGAGATCGCCCGGCGCGCGGGCCTCGATTTTCTCGTCCTCGACCAGACGAGGCCGGACGTCGAAACATCCGTCGTACGTGTGATCGTTCCCGGCTTACGACACTTCTATCGCCGCTTTGGGCCGGGGCGCCTCTATGATGTTCCCGTCAAGCTCGGCCTGCGCGACACGCCGATAACGGAAAGTGAACTGACGCAATACCTGCCTCACAGCTAG